Within bacterium, the genomic segment CTGTTTTAAGCCCTCGCTGAGTGACTACGTCGCCTGTATCGGGAGTTTCAAGGCCGGCTAAAATCTTAAGAAGAGTGGTCTTGCCGGCTCCATTGGGGCCAATTAATCCAATGCGTTCTTTTTCTTCGATTCCAAAATTAAGCCCACTAAACAGCAATCGGGCCCCGAAAGATTTGGATAAATTTTGAACGCTTAAAATTGGCATGCTCCCGTATGGGAGAATGTGTTATTTTATTCAAGCATTAATTTT encodes:
- a CDS encoding ATP-binding cassette domain-containing protein, producing MPILSVQNLSKSFGARLLFSGLNFGIEEKERIGLIGPNGAGKTTLLKILAGLETPDTGDVVTQRGLKT